A single region of the Bdellovibrio sp. GT3 genome encodes:
- a CDS encoding OsmC family protein has protein sequence MGQMETKTRWTGGLGFEAESRGLKFMMDSRAEAGGQNLGPTPKEALLASICACSGMDVVSILKKMRLDLQSCDVDAQTETTDSHPAIFTLVRAQYMIKGSNIKPEQVIKAVNLSMTKYCGVTAMVCPTSPVQYEIFLNGEKIHDGKADFTEALKENK, from the coding sequence ATGGGGCAAATGGAGACGAAAACACGTTGGACGGGTGGTCTGGGATTTGAGGCCGAGTCACGTGGATTGAAATTCATGATGGATTCACGGGCTGAGGCTGGTGGACAAAATCTGGGTCCGACTCCCAAAGAGGCTCTGTTGGCGTCAATTTGTGCATGCTCGGGCATGGATGTGGTTTCAATTCTGAAAAAAATGCGTCTGGATCTGCAATCCTGTGATGTCGACGCGCAAACCGAGACCACAGACTCTCATCCGGCGATTTTTACACTGGTTCGTGCGCAATATATGATCAAAGGCTCCAACATCAAACCAGAGCAGGTCATCAAGGCCGTTAATTTGTCCATGACCAAGTATTGTGGTGTGACGGCCATGGTTTGTCCGACCTCGCCGGTGCAATATGAAATCTTTTTGAATGGCGAAAAGATCCACGATGGCAAAGCTGACTTCACTGAGGCGCTAAAGGAAAATAAATAA
- the arfB gene encoding alternative ribosome rescue aminoacyl-tRNA hydrolase ArfB — translation MLIDVAQFYHEFDFTYARSRGPGGQNVNRTNSAAILRWNLRDTQVLPDNIKERLLAKLATQLTDDGDILIRSEEFRDQDQNRSACLKKLQALLQKALFVPKKRIATKPSRSSVRKRLDSKKRNSEVKAGRKKVST, via the coding sequence ATGCTTATTGATGTCGCGCAATTTTACCATGAATTTGACTTCACCTATGCGCGCTCGCGCGGGCCGGGTGGTCAGAATGTCAATCGCACCAATTCGGCGGCGATTTTGCGGTGGAATTTGCGCGATACCCAAGTGTTACCCGATAACATCAAGGAAAGATTGTTGGCAAAGCTTGCGACTCAGCTGACCGATGACGGTGATATTCTGATTCGCAGTGAGGAATTTCGCGATCAGGATCAGAATCGCTCCGCTTGTCTTAAAAAGTTGCAGGCTTTGTTGCAAAAGGCGTTGTTCGTTCCTAAAAAACGCATTGCCACCAAGCCCTCGCGCAGTTCTGTTCGCAAAAGGCTGGATTCAAAGAAGCGAAATTCAGAAGTCAAAGCGGGACGCAAAAAGGTATCGACCTAG
- a CDS encoding sulfite exporter TauE/SafE family protein, with product MHEILLLVTAIGAGFLGALLGLGGGIIIVPVLTLVYHIDIRYAIAASLISIVATSSGAAASYLKDSLTNLRLAVFLEIGTVSGAIVGFLISSYIKAQFLFLLFGTFLLFSALMMLRKRHEHYSAKNHPWADSLKLDGGFPEGNEWRTYKVEMVPLGLFAMFGAGVLSALLGIGSGIFKVLAMDGAMKLPIKVSSATSNFMIGVTAAASAGAFLLKGDVRPEIAAPVAVGIIIGSMAGAKAMVRMPAAIIRKIFVVVLSIVSVQMIMKGLK from the coding sequence ATGCATGAAATACTTCTTCTCGTAACTGCCATCGGAGCCGGGTTCTTAGGGGCTCTGCTGGGTTTGGGGGGAGGTATTATCATCGTGCCTGTTCTCACCCTTGTTTATCACATCGATATTCGCTACGCGATTGCCGCGAGTCTGATTTCCATCGTGGCAACCTCCTCGGGGGCCGCTGCCAGCTATTTGAAAGATTCACTGACCAATTTACGTTTGGCAGTTTTTTTGGAAATCGGCACGGTCAGCGGTGCGATTGTCGGCTTTTTGATTTCGTCTTATATCAAAGCACAGTTTTTGTTTTTGTTGTTTGGTACTTTCCTGTTGTTCTCGGCACTCATGATGCTTAGAAAGCGCCATGAGCATTACTCGGCAAAAAATCATCCTTGGGCTGACAGTCTGAAACTGGATGGTGGATTTCCGGAAGGGAATGAATGGAGAACCTACAAAGTTGAGATGGTGCCCTTGGGCTTATTTGCCATGTTTGGTGCAGGTGTCTTGTCAGCATTGCTGGGAATCGGCAGTGGAATCTTTAAGGTATTGGCCATGGATGGAGCGATGAAGCTTCCGATTAAGGTTTCCTCTGCGACTTCCAATTTTATGATCGGTGTTACAGCGGCGGCCAGTGCGGGGGCGTTTTTATTAAAAGGGGATGTGCGCCCCGAGATCGCAGCACCCGTAGCTGTGGGGATTATCATAGGCTCCATGGCCGGTGCTAAAGCCATGGTTCGAATGCCTGCGGCGATCATTCGTAAAATCTTCGTGGTCGTCTTGTCGATCGTTTCTGTGCAAATGATTATGAAAGGGTTGAAGTGA
- a CDS encoding DUF1634 domain-containing protein, with the protein MQAQSQQDQILHDLELRISKMLRSGVYVSGMLMTVGWLWGWFKNGDTLGSFTKYESRSLYETLNWAVITHDQPLIIGFAGLAVLVSLPIIRVFLTGVLFIKQKDYILAVMAFAVFVCLIASFFLGIEL; encoded by the coding sequence ATGCAAGCTCAGTCACAACAAGATCAAATCCTTCATGATCTGGAATTAAGAATCAGCAAAATGCTTCGCAGTGGTGTCTATGTTTCCGGTATGCTTATGACCGTTGGTTGGTTGTGGGGCTGGTTTAAAAACGGCGACACCTTGGGGAGTTTTACAAAGTATGAATCGCGCTCGCTGTATGAAACTCTGAACTGGGCGGTGATCACTCATGATCAGCCGCTGATTATTGGTTTCGCAGGCCTGGCGGTTTTGGTGTCGTTGCCGATTATTCGCGTTTTTCTGACGGGTGTTCTTTTCATCAAACAAAAGGATTACATACTGGCGGTGATGGCATTTGCTGTGTTCGTCTGTTTGATTGCTTCGTTCTTTCTGGGGATTGAGCTTTAA
- a CDS encoding DUF4442 domain-containing protein gives MNTKIFKFNAFLAAYGLFKIPLLVFIGPKVVEMTDKKFVIKIPLGYRTKNHLNSMYFGALGVGAELSIAAPAVQVIAESKQKIDFIFKDFTAQYGKRADGDVHFICDEVEAVTSLIEEAKTNPDRIERKMKGYAIVPSKSQEPVMTYELTLSVRNRSLKS, from the coding sequence ATGAATACTAAAATCTTCAAATTCAATGCCTTCCTTGCAGCTTACGGTCTTTTCAAAATTCCTTTGTTGGTTTTCATCGGCCCCAAAGTTGTCGAGATGACTGATAAAAAATTCGTGATCAAAATTCCCTTGGGCTATCGCACGAAAAATCATCTGAACTCAATGTACTTTGGTGCGTTGGGTGTGGGTGCGGAGCTTTCTATCGCGGCTCCGGCAGTTCAGGTGATTGCCGAGAGTAAGCAAAAGATTGATTTTATTTTCAAAGACTTCACCGCTCAATACGGCAAACGTGCTGATGGTGATGTGCATTTTATCTGTGACGAAGTGGAAGCGGTTACTTCCTTGATTGAAGAGGCAAAAACCAATCCAGATCGCATCGAAAGAAAAATGAAAGGCTACGCGATTGTTCCAAGCAAAAGCCAAGAGCCGGTTATGACTTATGAACTGACGTTGTCCGTACGCAATCGTTCATTAAAATCATAG
- a CDS encoding HNH endonuclease — protein MNSTNVKSMTDHQLIERVDFLVRRERELAECLIWHLQEIQERKLYIQMGFVSLFECLVKRFKYSEATAYSRISALKIISTIPEAAEALCSGEVNVTNLTLVQSSIRKQEKATGESVSIEQKTQYLNSIKSKTTQEAKQILAEINPIQELPTDKIQYLDKDHAQLQVTVEKSVLAKFEKLKALISHENISPNYNDLLHLALDAATEKIEKRKGIHTPIKKDLIKNNLTSKDRSSKISFARNDRHCKSSTQSFAIKNSRYISRYVKRAILHRSQGQCEHIHPDGKRCHSRFQLQFDHVHAFSKGGGSDFGNIQTLCRVHNAYKATT, from the coding sequence ATGAACTCTACCAATGTAAAATCAATGACCGACCATCAACTTATCGAACGTGTTGATTTTTTGGTGCGCCGGGAGCGCGAATTGGCTGAATGTCTTATTTGGCATTTACAGGAGATCCAGGAGCGGAAGCTTTATATTCAAATGGGCTTTGTTAGTTTATTTGAGTGTTTGGTTAAACGCTTTAAATATAGTGAGGCAACTGCATACTCTCGTATTTCCGCTTTGAAGATTATTTCAACAATCCCCGAGGCAGCTGAAGCCTTATGCTCTGGCGAAGTGAACGTGACAAATTTAACTCTGGTGCAAAGTTCAATTCGCAAACAGGAAAAAGCTACTGGAGAAAGCGTTTCCATTGAGCAGAAAACTCAGTATTTAAATTCCATAAAAAGTAAAACCACTCAAGAGGCAAAGCAGATCCTGGCTGAAATAAATCCTATTCAGGAGTTACCGACTGATAAGATTCAATATCTGGATAAAGACCATGCGCAGCTACAGGTTACGGTTGAAAAATCTGTGTTGGCTAAATTTGAAAAACTAAAAGCTTTGATTTCTCACGAAAACATCTCGCCCAATTACAATGATCTTCTGCACCTGGCTTTAGATGCAGCCACTGAAAAAATTGAGAAGAGAAAGGGAATTCACACCCCAATTAAGAAAGATCTAATCAAGAACAATCTAACCAGCAAAGACCGATCTTCAAAGATCTCCTTTGCACGCAACGATCGTCACTGCAAATCTTCGACGCAGAGCTTCGCCATCAAGAATTCTCGCTACATCTCTCGCTACGTAAAGCGCGCGATTTTACATCGGTCACAGGGTCAATGTGAACATATTCATCCCGATGGAAAAAGATGCCATTCAAGATTTCAACTGCAGTTTGACCATGTTCACGCCTTCAGCAAAGGTGGAGGAAGTGATTTCGGCAACATTCAAACTCTCTGCAGAGTGCACAATGCCTACAAAGCCACTACATAG
- a CDS encoding NAD(P)H-dependent flavin oxidoreductase, with product MLKQIKTPFTEMMGIDYPIIAAPMFLVSNADIVSQASEAGGIGTFPALNYRPLENYAAALKEMREKTKRPIGINIIVNKSNTRQNDDLKIALDHGVNLFITSLGSPKKVIEEAHKNGAKVFCDVTNLEHALKCEDLGADGVIGVGAGAGGHAGPISPLVLIPWLKTRLQIPIVAAGGISHGSMIAACLALGADGVSVGTRFIASKEANVDQTYKDAIVQSTPEDIVMTTRVSGTPAAVINTPYVQKLGTDLPWAMKVLKDHKLTKKYMVPLIHLMGMKSLEEAAVKPTWKTVWTAGQSVGLVDEILTVREIYAKLISEYETSVKKLNHLGVE from the coding sequence ATGCTTAAACAGATCAAAACACCATTCACTGAAATGATGGGCATCGACTACCCGATTATCGCAGCCCCCATGTTTTTGGTCAGCAACGCTGACATCGTCTCGCAAGCCAGCGAAGCCGGCGGCATCGGTACATTTCCGGCCCTGAACTACCGCCCTTTGGAAAACTACGCGGCGGCACTGAAGGAAATGCGCGAAAAAACCAAGAGGCCGATCGGCATCAATATCATCGTGAACAAATCCAACACCCGCCAAAATGATGATTTGAAGATCGCTCTTGATCACGGCGTAAATCTGTTCATCACCTCTTTGGGAAGCCCAAAAAAGGTCATCGAAGAGGCGCACAAAAACGGTGCTAAGGTTTTCTGTGACGTCACAAACCTTGAACACGCGCTGAAGTGCGAAGACCTGGGAGCCGATGGCGTGATTGGTGTCGGCGCTGGTGCCGGTGGACATGCGGGCCCCATCTCTCCGTTGGTTTTGATTCCTTGGCTGAAAACCCGCCTGCAGATTCCGATTGTTGCAGCTGGTGGTATTTCCCATGGCTCCATGATCGCAGCTTGCCTGGCCTTGGGCGCAGACGGTGTCAGCGTGGGAACTCGCTTTATCGCTTCCAAAGAAGCCAATGTCGATCAAACCTACAAAGACGCCATCGTCCAATCAACACCGGAAGACATCGTGATGACCACGCGCGTGTCGGGCACACCTGCCGCCGTGATCAACACTCCCTATGTGCAAAAATTGGGTACGGACTTACCTTGGGCGATGAAAGTTTTGAAAGACCACAAACTTACCAAGAAGTACATGGTGCCATTGATTCATCTGATGGGCATGAAATCTCTGGAAGAAGCTGCGGTGAAGCCTACCTGGAAAACCGTGTGGACTGCAGGTCAATCCGTGGGCTTGGTCGATGAAATTCTGACTGTGCGAGAGATCTATGCGAAACTGATTTCAGAATACGAAACTAGCGTTAAGAAATTGAATCACTTGGGCGTTGAGTAA
- a CDS encoding voltage-gated chloride channel family protein, with translation MLRFTLRWSAISLIVGLLAGSATAAFLAALDLVTQTRIDHPWLLFLLPVAGMLIAWLYHRHGKGTEAGNNLILDEIHNPKQVVPLRMAPLVLFGTLVTHLFGGSAGREGTAVQMGASISDQLNHFLKFDNSERKLLLMAGISAGFASVFGTPLAGAVFGLEVLSLRKVRYRGILPCFASAIIADRICSLWGIHHTVYKVSEVAPLTMMNIGYAILAGIAFGLCARFFTKSLHHMVRLFKNGISNPLVRTFVGGILIIVLATLMQTDRYLGLGIPVIVEAFQKHVAPYDFALKILFTVVTLGSGFKGGEVTPLFFIGATLGNALAWILPLPLSLLSGMGFVAVFAGAALTPLACTIMAMELFGTQGAVFCAIACVVSFLSSGSKGIYHSHHTEVTPHA, from the coding sequence TTGCTCAGATTCACACTGCGATGGTCCGCCATCTCCCTCATTGTCGGTCTGCTGGCAGGATCAGCTACCGCAGCCTTCTTGGCCGCCCTGGATCTTGTAACTCAAACTCGAATTGATCACCCTTGGCTTTTGTTTCTGCTGCCCGTCGCAGGGATGCTTATTGCCTGGCTTTACCATCGCCATGGCAAAGGCACCGAAGCTGGCAACAATCTGATACTTGATGAAATTCACAATCCCAAGCAGGTCGTACCCCTTAGAATGGCGCCGCTGGTCTTGTTCGGAACCCTGGTCACTCACCTCTTTGGAGGCTCTGCCGGTCGCGAGGGTACAGCGGTACAGATGGGTGCTTCGATCTCGGACCAACTGAATCACTTTCTAAAGTTTGATAACTCTGAAAGAAAGCTACTGCTCATGGCCGGGATCTCCGCGGGCTTTGCCTCGGTTTTTGGAACACCCCTGGCCGGTGCCGTCTTCGGACTTGAAGTGCTGTCTTTGCGAAAAGTACGTTACCGCGGGATTCTGCCCTGCTTCGCTTCCGCAATCATCGCGGACCGAATCTGCTCTCTGTGGGGCATCCACCACACTGTTTACAAAGTTTCTGAAGTGGCGCCCCTGACAATGATGAATATCGGTTATGCCATTTTAGCCGGAATTGCTTTTGGCTTGTGCGCACGCTTTTTCACAAAAAGCCTGCATCACATGGTTCGACTTTTTAAAAATGGAATATCCAATCCGCTGGTTCGCACTTTTGTCGGCGGCATCCTGATAATCGTTCTGGCGACACTCATGCAAACAGACCGCTACCTGGGACTTGGAATTCCCGTGATTGTTGAAGCCTTTCAAAAACACGTGGCCCCCTATGATTTCGCTTTAAAAATACTTTTTACCGTCGTCACACTCGGATCGGGCTTTAAGGGCGGAGAAGTCACGCCTTTGTTTTTTATAGGCGCCACACTGGGAAATGCTCTTGCCTGGATACTTCCTCTGCCTCTGTCACTGCTTAGCGGAATGGGATTCGTGGCGGTTTTTGCCGGCGCCGCCCTGACTCCGCTGGCGTGCACGATCATGGCTATGGAACTCTTTGGCACCCAAGGCGCAGTTTTTTGCGCCATTGCTTGCGTTGTCAGCTTTCTTTCTTCAGGATCTAAAGGGATATATCACTCTCATCACACCGAGGTCACACCACATGCTTAA
- a CDS encoding TetR/AcrR family transcriptional regulator: MGASPISHNNPDKKYMLKIPVQKRSKETVASIVESCARLLVQEPYHAITTDKIAEMAGVSIGSLYQFFANKEAIVAAVIDDLLQKDLVIIEEDLAKLTSTDLDSKIHAFIDIGFTRFHDNRPLRTALQGVQGMLDYWETRRVFFEHYQKAVLKHLPQIPGRDREMIALFIVSSFNNILQLSLLGSQAPERETEIKKEVYTLISRYLKP; encoded by the coding sequence ATGGGTGCAAGTCCTATCAGCCACAACAATCCGGACAAAAAATATATGCTGAAAATTCCGGTGCAAAAACGCTCGAAAGAAACTGTGGCAAGTATTGTTGAATCCTGCGCCAGACTGTTGGTGCAAGAACCCTATCATGCAATCACAACCGATAAGATTGCAGAGATGGCCGGTGTGAGTATTGGTTCTCTTTATCAGTTTTTTGCGAACAAGGAAGCCATTGTCGCGGCAGTGATCGATGATCTTCTGCAAAAAGACCTGGTTATTATTGAAGAGGATCTTGCCAAACTGACGTCGACGGATCTGGATTCAAAAATCCACGCTTTTATTGATATTGGATTCACGCGCTTTCACGACAATCGTCCGCTGAGAACAGCTTTGCAAGGCGTTCAGGGCATGCTGGATTACTGGGAAACTCGCCGTGTGTTCTTTGAACACTATCAAAAAGCGGTATTGAAACATCTGCCTCAAATTCCAGGCCGTGATCGCGAAATGATCGCCCTGTTCATCGTGAGCAGTTTCAACAATATCCTACAGCTAAGTCTTTTGGGCTCACAAGCACCTGAAAGAGAAACCGAGATCAAAAAAGAAGTTTACACTTTGATCAGTCGTTATTTGAAACCATAA
- a CDS encoding helix-turn-helix domain-containing protein: MNGKLKLSVCVRDHQNQVLEQNENSKETCGDRVGSVCHNSTCSDLCKQVTEMAPLQDGMSVFKNQNIDDHYVDVMMVKNGQNVTTVLHQLTDDNTKAVKHAEYLVGRGLTPSEVRIIQMVASGQTNQEIAKQLFISKATLKTHLNNAYKKLPAGMRPQSGRVS; the protein is encoded by the coding sequence ATGAACGGGAAATTAAAACTCAGCGTCTGTGTTCGTGATCACCAAAATCAGGTTTTGGAGCAAAACGAAAATTCCAAAGAAACTTGTGGCGATAGAGTTGGCAGTGTTTGCCACAACTCCACGTGTTCGGATTTGTGCAAGCAAGTTACGGAAATGGCGCCGCTTCAGGACGGTATGAGTGTTTTTAAAAACCAGAATATCGACGATCATTATGTTGATGTGATGATGGTTAAAAACGGACAGAACGTAACTACAGTCCTGCATCAACTGACTGATGATAATACGAAAGCAGTCAAACATGCTGAATATCTGGTGGGACGCGGACTGACTCCCAGTGAAGTGCGCATCATTCAAATGGTGGCGAGCGGTCAGACCAATCAGGAGATTGCAAAGCAGCTGTTTATCTCCAAAGCGACTCTTAAGACTCATCTCAACAATGCCTACAAGAAATTACCTGCAGGCATGCGTCCTCAATCAGGTCGTGTCAGCTAA
- a CDS encoding universal stress protein, producing the protein MTIIWAMDAFEDNKELNQKMATYLTRLHENTGADILPVYLLRENEIVLPSYEVPTWVTDHSRTAEALFKEVLEDYDLPFLLEPKVIPHASQSHAGAAETLTHFAERIHAEMIVVGNHGRQGFQRFLLGSFAESLLLESAVPVMVVGTHATGKPVSSILFPTEFGDHSKENFRHVLNLAKMLNAEVTLFHCIARPIESLFEMDTRPKIYNFKGKMLTLEQIVEQQVEYQSQRAHHWITWAQKEGVTAQYQIDSSYKSVDEAILEAVSQLNSGMIVMEAQSGPMSSALLGSFTRNVIRKAECPVYVITRHFYDHPEDRFTDTPAP; encoded by the coding sequence ATGACGATTATCTGGGCCATGGATGCCTTTGAAGACAACAAAGAACTCAATCAGAAAATGGCGACCTACCTCACTCGTTTGCATGAAAACACCGGAGCTGACATTCTTCCGGTTTATTTGCTTCGTGAAAACGAAATCGTCCTGCCCAGCTATGAAGTGCCCACTTGGGTGACTGATCACTCCAGAACCGCCGAGGCTTTGTTTAAAGAGGTTCTTGAGGACTATGATCTGCCGTTCCTCTTGGAACCCAAAGTGATCCCACACGCCTCCCAGTCCCATGCCGGAGCCGCCGAAACCCTGACTCATTTTGCAGAACGAATCCACGCCGAGATGATTGTTGTCGGCAATCACGGCCGCCAGGGCTTTCAAAGATTCTTACTGGGAAGTTTTGCCGAAAGCCTGCTCCTGGAATCCGCCGTCCCGGTGATGGTGGTCGGAACCCACGCGACTGGCAAACCAGTTTCAAGTATTTTGTTTCCAACTGAATTTGGAGATCACTCAAAAGAGAATTTCCGCCACGTCCTTAATCTGGCAAAAATGCTGAACGCCGAAGTGACTTTGTTTCACTGTATTGCCCGCCCCATCGAGAGTCTTTTCGAGATGGACACTCGCCCTAAGATTTATAATTTCAAGGGCAAGATGCTGACGCTGGAACAAATCGTCGAGCAACAGGTGGAGTATCAATCGCAAAGAGCTCACCACTGGATCACCTGGGCACAGAAAGAGGGCGTCACAGCCCAATATCAAATCGACAGCTCTTATAAGTCTGTTGACGAGGCGATCCTTGAAGCCGTCTCCCAGTTAAATTCCGGAATGATTGTGATGGAAGCGCAGAGTGGGCCGATGAGTTCTGCCCTATTGGGAAGCTTTACCAGAAACGTGATCCGCAAGGCCGAGTGCCCGGTGTATGTCATCACCAGACACTTCTACGATCACCCTGAGGATCGTTTTACCGACACGCCAGCACCTTAG
- a CDS encoding MFS transporter: MALFLVGLCLAAVIILYFSNNPLGHSRKFMIRRFINWFPLGMSYAFLYMGRYNLNVSKNALGDMMTKEQFGIIFAAGTITYGLSFLINGPIVDKIGGKKGIIIATLGSSLMNLLMGGATYLYLMGRLKTNMVVAFSILFALNMFFQSYGAVSIIKVKAYWFHVRERGVFGAIFGTLISFGVYFAFDWGQAIVEASKLHIEGQMTAFQRFIQHIFAIDTGVTNATWLVFTIPAFLLICWALIDMVLLKDSPKEANFGDFDTADASSGDDENLKITMSVVLKKVFSSPIMYTIALVDFTSGVLRNGIMQWYLVFAHEMKGIDESFYNGSQFFIKNWGLLLCLTGILGGFMAGMLSDRVFNSRRGPPAAINNALMIVLLILMSVFLTKEPNIVGGVAVLITLAVIGVHSLMSGTAAADFGGKKMTATASGIVDGCVYLGSGIQSLAIGYLSVKSWHYWPLFLLPFAFMGLFLSLRMWNELPEATKKYILKKEQEAAKEQGTSINTGDPATN; encoded by the coding sequence ATGGCTTTGTTTCTAGTGGGACTGTGTCTTGCTGCGGTAATCATCCTTTACTTCAGCAACAATCCGTTGGGTCACTCTCGTAAGTTTATGATCCGTCGTTTTATTAACTGGTTTCCGCTGGGCATGTCCTACGCATTCCTTTACATGGGACGTTACAATCTGAACGTTTCCAAAAACGCCTTGGGCGACATGATGACCAAGGAACAATTCGGTATCATCTTCGCTGCCGGCACCATCACTTACGGTCTTTCTTTCCTGATCAACGGTCCGATCGTCGATAAAATCGGCGGTAAAAAAGGGATCATCATCGCAACCCTGGGTTCTTCGTTGATGAACTTACTAATGGGTGGAGCGACTTATCTTTACCTAATGGGTCGTTTGAAAACAAATATGGTGGTGGCTTTCTCCATCCTGTTTGCCCTGAACATGTTCTTCCAATCCTACGGTGCGGTTTCCATCATCAAAGTCAAAGCGTACTGGTTCCACGTTCGTGAACGCGGCGTTTTCGGTGCGATCTTTGGTACTTTGATTTCTTTCGGTGTTTACTTTGCATTCGACTGGGGTCAAGCCATCGTTGAAGCTTCCAAACTTCATATCGAAGGTCAGATGACCGCTTTCCAAAGATTCATCCAGCACATCTTCGCCATCGACACAGGTGTGACGAATGCGACTTGGTTGGTATTTACGATTCCAGCGTTCCTTTTGATCTGCTGGGCCTTGATTGACATGGTTCTTTTGAAGGACTCTCCTAAAGAAGCAAACTTCGGTGATTTCGATACAGCAGATGCTTCTTCCGGTGACGATGAAAACCTTAAGATCACAATGTCTGTGGTTCTTAAAAAAGTATTCTCCAGCCCGATCATGTACACGATCGCATTGGTGGATTTCACTTCCGGCGTTCTGCGTAACGGTATCATGCAGTGGTATCTGGTCTTCGCGCACGAAATGAAAGGCATCGATGAGTCTTTCTACAACGGCTCCCAATTCTTTATCAAAAACTGGGGCTTGCTACTGTGTTTGACTGGTATCCTGGGTGGCTTCATGGCCGGCATGCTGTCGGACCGTGTCTTCAACTCCCGTCGTGGCCCTCCGGCTGCAATCAACAATGCCTTGATGATCGTACTTTTGATTCTTATGTCTGTGTTCCTGACCAAAGAACCAAACATCGTGGGTGGTGTGGCAGTTCTAATCACACTTGCCGTTATCGGGGTTCACTCCTTGATGTCTGGAACAGCTGCTGCTGACTTCGGCGGTAAAAAAATGACTGCCACGGCGTCTGGTATCGTCGATGGTTGCGTTTACCTGGGTTCAGGTATCCAGTCCTTGGCAATCGGTTACTTGTCGGTGAAAAGCTGGCACTACTGGCCATTGTTCCTTCTGCCATTCGCGTTCATGGGCTTGTTCCTGTCCCTGCGTATGTGGAACGAACTTCCTGAAGCAACCAAGAAGTACATCCTGAAAAAAGAGCAGGAAGCTGCCAAAGAACAGGGCACGTCAATCAACACGGGCGACCCGGCGACAAACTAA